In Babylonia areolata isolate BAREFJ2019XMU chromosome 10, ASM4173473v1, whole genome shotgun sequence, the following proteins share a genomic window:
- the LOC143286914 gene encoding DNA topoisomerase 3-beta-1-like: MKTVFMVAEKPSLAQSIAKILSNGSLNSRKGMNGACSVHEYTGRFHGETMRIKMTSVCGHVMGVDFLGKYNNWDKVDPVELFTAPIQKKEANEKLRMPAFLAKEASGADYLVLWLDCDKEGENICFEVIDCVQNVMNRVGGQQVFRAKFSAITDQEVKAAFNNLGSPNKNEALSVDARQELDLRIGCAFTRFQTKFFQGKYGDLDSTLISYGPCQTPTLGFCVERHDKIQSFKPESYWVINTQVELPDGKMMKLDWERMRVFDKDVAQMFVNLIKSGDKACVLETVQKKGEKPKPLALNTVEMLRVASSGLGMSPHHTMQIAERLYIQGYISYPRTETNTYPDSFDLKGTLRQQQDHPDWGPFVRKLLQEGMKQPKKGQDAGDHPPITPMRCARESELDHDSWRLYDYITRHFVATLSPNCQYLQTTIYFEIGSEQFSCTGKVLQEAGFTEVMPWLALAEDEEIPTLKKNTMLNVEEVKLVERQTTPPDYLTESELISLMEKHGIGTDASIPVHINNICERNYVTIISGRRLQPTNLGIVLVHGYQKIDADLVLSTMRSAVEQQLGLIALGQANFHEVKQHTLDIFHLKFRYFVQHIPAMDELFEVTFSSLADSGRPMSRCGKCRRYMKLVEAKPSRLYCSICDSTYSLPQNGHIKLYKELKCPLDEFEILLWTTGPKGKSYPLCPYCYNNPPFKDMRKGMGCNECTHPTCPHAFSQHGVSECVECERGILVLDPTSAPKWKMACNKCNVVIHFFDNALKVVVREESCDECGASQVEVGFKQGKSPLPDGREEHTGCCFCDPVFKPLMEKHHAISRLPNRGRARGGGRGRGGGRGRSRGRGRGKPKDKMAQLAAYFV, translated from the exons ATGAAGACCGTCTTCATGGTTGCAGAGAAGCCTTCACTGGCACAGTCGATCGCCAAAATTCTGTCAAATGGGAGTTTGAATTCCCGAAAAGGAATGAATGGTGCTTGCTCTGTACACGAATACACTGGTCGTTTTCACGGTGAAACGATGCGCATCAAAATGACGTCTGTATGTGGGCACGTCATGGGAGTCGACTTTCTTGGAAAATACAATAACTGGGACAAAGTCGATCCG GTTGAACTGTTCACTGCACCAATTCAGAAGAAGGAAGCCAATGAAAAGCTGCGCATGCCCGCCTTTCTTGCCAAAGAG GCGTCAGGGGCAGATTATCTTGTGCTGTGGCTGGATTGTGACAAAGAAGGGGAGAACATCTGCTTTGAAGTCATTGACTGCGTGCAGAACGTCATGAATAGAGTGGGAGGACAG CAAGTATTCCGAGCAAAGTTTAGTGCCATTACTGACCAGGAGGTGAAAGCAGCCTTCAACAATCTGGGATCACCCAACAAAAATGAAGCATTGTCGGTGGACGCTCGGCAAGAGTTGGATCTACGTATTGGTTGTGCCTTCACTCGCTTCCAGACCAAGTTCTTTCAG gggaagtATGGAGACCTGGACAGTACTCTGATCTCCTATGGTCCATGCCAGACTCCAACACTGGGCTTCTGTGTGGAGCGTCATGACAAGATCCAGTCCTTCAAACCCGAGTCCTACTGGGTCATCAACACGCAG GTGGAGCTGCCCGACGGAAAGATGATGAAGCTGGACTGGGAGAGAATGCGCGTGTTTGACAAGGATGTAGCCCAGATGTTCGTCAACCTCATTAAGTCTGGAGACAAAGCTTG tgtgctgGAGACGGTtcagaagaagggagaaaaaccCAAACCTCTGGCACTGAATACAGTGGAGATGCTGCGAGTGGCCAGTTCTGGTCTAG GCATGAGTCCTCACCACACCATGCAGATCGCAGAGCGGCTGTACATACAGGGCTACATCAGCTACCCCAGGACGGAAACCAACACCTACCCTGACAGTTTTGACCTCAA GGGCACACTACGACAACAGCAGGACCATCCAGACTGGGGCCCTTTTGTCAGGAAGCTCCTTCAGGAAGGCATGAAACAACCCAA GAAAGGCCAGGACGCGGGGGaccacccccccatcacccccatgcGCTGTGCCCGGGAGTCAGAGTTGGACCACGACAGCTGGCGCCTCTACGACTACATCACTCGACACTTTGTTGCCACA CTGAGCCCCAACTGCCAGTACCTGCAGACGACGATTTACTTTGAGATTGGGTCGGAGCAGTTCTCGTGCACGGGCAAGGTTCTGCAGGAGGCGGGCTTCACGGAGGTCATGCCTTGGCTGGCTCTGGCTGAGGATGAGGAGATCCCCACACTGAAGAAGaacaccatgctgaacgtggaggag GTGAAACTGGTGGAGAGGCAGACGACACCCCCTGACTACCTGACAGAGAGCGAGCTGATCTCGCTGATGGAGAAGCACGGCATCGGGACGGACGCCAGCATCCCAGTGCACATCAACAACATCTGCGAGCGTAACTacgtcaccatcatcagtggCCGGCGGCTGCAGCCCACCAACCTGGGCATCGTGCTGGTCCATGGCTATCAGAAG ATCGACGCGGACCTGGTGCTGTCGACGATGCGGTCAGCGGTGGAGCAGCAGCTGGGGCTGATCGCCCTGGGCCAGGCCAACTTCCATGAGGTGAAGCAGCACACGCTGGACATCTTCCACCTCAAGTTCCGCTACTTCGTGCAGCACATCCCGGCCATGGACGAGCTCTTCGAGGTCACCTTCTCCTCCCTGGCTGACAGCGGCCGCCCcatgtccag gTGTGGCAAGTGCCGTCGCTACATGAAGCTGGTGGAGGCCAAGCCCTCTCGGCTGTACTGCTCCATCTGTGACTCCACCTACAGCCTGCCCCAGAACGGACACATCAAGCTCTACAAGGAGCTCAAGTGCCCTCTAGACGAGTTCGAGATCCTTCTCTGGACCACCGGACCCAAGGGCAAG TCGTACCCGCTGTGCCCGTACTGCTACAACAATCCCCCATTCAAGGACATGCGGAAGGGGATGGGGTGCAACGAGTGCACCCACCCCACCTGCCCCCACGCCTTCTCCCAGCACGGTGTGTCAGAGTGCGTGGAGTGTGAGAGGGGCATTCTGGTCCTGGACCCCACCTCTGCCCCCAAGTGGAAGATGGCCTGCAACAA gtgtaatGTGGTGATCCACTTCTTTGACAACGCCctgaaggtggtggtgagggaggagagCTGTGACGAGTGTGGGGCCAGCCAGGTGGAAGTGGGCTTCaag cAAGGGAAGAGTCCTTTACCTGACGGGCGAGAGGAGCACACCGGCTGCTGTTTCTGTGACCCGGTGTTCAAGCCGCTCATGGAGAAACACCATGCCATCAGTCGGCTGCCCAACAGGGGGCGGGccagaggaggggggcggggccgaGGGGGTGGCCGGGGGCGGtccagagggagggggcggggcaaaCCCAAGGACAAGATGGCGCAGCTAGCTGCCTACTTTGTGTGA
- the LOC143286524 gene encoding vacuolar protein sorting-associated protein 72 homolog: MAAERSRRGNAGSRMTQMLEAEDEDEFYKTTYGGFEEEAEDNDYNSEESDSESTDSDFSIDENDEVRSDVDDDDEPKRKKRVVTKAYKEPKREEPDEKKVKVEEIKKEKKKKTADIPSVQIYMSPERKSLRKSTAVKSKQTQSRQKQREEQAKMLAEIADRNNVKVEDVRRLTQEELLAEAKVTEQINMKSLENYQKLELEKKRARVQKEVYRGPVIRYHSVTMPLLNDDACLDPEINVDGDGDAPMETVQPLSTTGERCSRTFVTFTDQNVFHSVFPQVRRKAPQKSLCPVTRLPAKYVDPLTDTPYATLQAFRLIREAYTKQLAQPAAGEGGKSSSGSLLTVAQQRRGRDKDKAQLSEAAQ, encoded by the exons ATGGCAGCAGAGCGGTCACGCCGTGGGAATGCAGGGAGTCGCATGACCCAGATGCTGGAAGCAGAAGATGAGGATGAGTTCTATAAAACTACCTATGGGGGCTTTGAAGAG GAAGCAGAAGACAATGACTACAACTCAGAAGAGTCAGACTCTGAGTCAACAGACTCAGACTTCAGCATTGATGAAAATGATGAGGTTCGAagcgatgttgatgacgatgatgaacccAAGAGGAAGAAACGTGTTGTCACCAAAGCCTACAAG GAGCCAAAGCGGGAAGAACCAGATGAGAAGAAGGTGAAAGTGGAAGAGatcaagaaagagaagaagaagaagacagctgaCATCCCATCTGTGCAGATCTACATGTCCCCAG aacgcAAATCACTGCGCAAGTCGACAGCAGTCAAGTCCAAGCAGACACAGTCGCGTCAGAAGCAGCGTGAGGAGCAGGCCAAGATGCTGGCAGAGATCGCCGACCGGAACAATGTGAAGGTGGAAGATGTCCGCAGGCTGACACAGGAAGAACTTCTGGCTGAAGCCAAGGTTACTGAACAGATCAACATGAAAAGCttgg AGAACTACCAGAAGCTGGAGTTGGAAAAGAAGCGGGCGCGTGTGCAGAAAGAGGTGTACCGAGGCCCGGTGATCCGCTACCACTCTGTGACCATGCCCCTGCTGAACGATGACGCTTGTCTCGACCCTGAGATCAATGTAGATGGGGATGG GGACGCCCCGATGGAGACGGTGCAGCCGTTGAGCACAACAGGAGAGAGGTGCTCACGCACGTTCGTCACCTTCACAGACCAGAATGTCTTCCACTCCGTCTTCCCGCAGGTCAGACGCAAGGCTCCGCAGAAGAGCCTGTGCCCCGTGACACGGCTGCCGGCCAAGTATGTGGACCCCCTGACGGACACGCCCTACGCCACACTGCAGGCCTTCCGCCTCATCCGTGAGGCCTACACCAAGCAGCTGGCCCAGCCGGcagcaggggaggggggcaagtCATCGTCGGGGTCCCTGCTGACTGTGGCTCAACAGAGacggggcagagacaaagacaaggcgCAGTTGTCGGAGGCTGCCCAGTAA